The stretch of DNA CTGGTTGTGCGACAAGTGGAGCAGCAAGACCGTGCTGATGCTCGGCGGCCTGCTGTCGCTGCTGTTTGCCTACCCGTTCCTTGCGCTGCTCAATACCGGTGAAAGCCTGATGATCTACGTCGCCATTGGCGTGGGCACCGGCATCCTCGCGCCGATGATGTTTGCGCCGCAGGGTTCGTTCCTGAGCCGCCAGTTCCCGACCCAGACCCGCTCCTCGGGCTTTGGCACCGGGCGGGAAATCGGCACCGCGATCGCAGGTGGCCTGGCGCCATTAGGGGCGTTGTCGATGGTGGCGGCGTCGGCCACTCACTCCACTGATGGCGTTGTGATAATCCTCGCGATCTCGTCCCTGCTGGTGGTGGTGTTCGCCTTGTGCGATCAGGGCCGTAAACACTCGGCATTCAAGAACTGAGGCAAAAAGTTCGGACCAACGGGTGCATGGATGCCCCTTCATCGCGCATCATGGGCACTTTCAAGCTCAAGGGAAACGTCCATGCGCGTTCTGTCATTGATGATGGGTCTTACGACGCTGGCCGCCAGTCTGGTGTTTACCGCCCAGGCGCAGGCGGGTGAAGAAAGCCTGTTGGTCGACTCGATCAATCAATACCGCAGCCAGGTCCAGCGCTGCGGCAACCAGGGTTCCCAGGAATTGCCACCGCTGGCCAGCGACACGCGGCTGGTGTTGCCGGTCAACAGTGTCGGCGACTTGCAGCAGGCGCTGGCGCGGGCGGCGTACCCGATGGTCAACGTCCAGGCCATCAGCCTGTCCGGGCCCAGGAACGCCGAAGCCGCGATGAAAGCCGTGCGCGAAAGTTTTTGCCGGGTGGTGCTCGACCCGCAGTTCATTGATATCGGCGTGAGCAACAGCGGCCAGGACTGGCGCATCGTGCTGGCCCGCCCGCTGCTGACCAGCGGCCTGGGCGAGACCCAGACCGAAGGCAAGAAGGTGCTCGACCTGATCAACACCGCCCGCCAGCAACCACGCCAATGTGGCGCCCAGGCCTTTGCCGCCACCACACCCCTGAGCTGGAACGAAGCACTCGCCAACGCCGCCGCCGGCCACGCGCGCAACATGGCCAACGGCAACTTCTTCGATCACCTGGACCACGATGGCCGCACCCCGGGTGACCGGGCTGAACTGGCAGGCTACATCGGCCAGCAGATCGGCGAGAACATCGCCGCCGGCATGGACACCCCACGCAAAGTGGTCGACGGCTGGCTGGCCAGCCCCGGGCACTGTGCCAACCTGATGAACCCGCAGTTCCGCGAAATGGGCGCCGCCTACGCCATGGACCCGAAAAGTGATGCCGGCATCTACTGGACCGGTTTGTTTGGCGTGCAGCAGCAATAACGGTTTGTATCCCAACGTATCTTCCCGGCGAGGCGACACACTGCGAGGTGCAGGCCCCCGGCGATGACACATTGCGGATACGCCGGCGCGGTTTCCTGTGCACACCGGCCCACCCCGGGCCACTTGCGAGGAAACCGTCATGTCCCAGAACAGCACCGTGCTCTACACCGGCAGAACCCACACCACCGGCGGGCGTGAAGGCGCGTCCCACAGCGATGACCTGCACCTGGACATCAAGCTGTCGCCGCCCGGCTCCAAGGCGCCCGGCACCAACCCCGAGCAACTGTTTGGTGCCGGCTGGTCCGCCTGCTTTATCGGCGCAATGGGCAAAGCCGCACAAACCCTTCACATCCGCCTGCCCGCCGACACGGCAGTGAGTGCCGAAGTGGACCTGGTGAACAGCCCGGAAGATGGCTATTACCTGCAGGCGCGCCTGCGGGTCAGCCTGCCGGGTATCGAACACTCGGCGGCGCAGGCACTGGTGGACCGTGCCCACCAGACGTGTCCGTATTCCAAGGCCACCCGCGGCAATATCGCGGTAACGATTACGGTGGCCTGAAGGGAGCTCAGCGAAGCATTATCCGGCCGAGACACTAAAGTGCCATCTAGTGGATAATCCCGCTGAACTGGCTGAGTCCCGGGATGTCTGTAGCTTGGCATCCCTACCTCAGCGAACCGTGGCAAGAAGGCGTTCACCGAATGACAAACTGGCTGCAAGGCGGCGGCGAAATGGCCGAACGGGTCCGGCATCACAACTGGGCCAATACGCCATTGGGGCCTTTGGAACACTGGCCGGACGTACTGAAGACCACCGTCGCCCTGTGCCTTGCCTCCAGTTTCCCCCAGGCGATCGTCTGGGGGCCTGCGCTGATCACGCTTTACAACGACGGGTTTATCCCGATTCTCGGCGACAAGCCTGATGCCCTCGGGCGGCCATTCAACGAGATCTGGCAGGAGGCCTGGCCCGAGATCAGTCCGATCGCGGATGCCGCCTTCGCAGGTGAAGCCACCTTTATCGAAAACTTCCCGCTGACGATCGAACGCGGCGGCGCGCCGGAGCAGGCGTACTTCACCTTCTGCTACAGCCCGATCCGCGACGTACAGGGCAAGGTGGTCGGCATGCTCGACACCGTGACCGAAACCACCGCCACCGTGGTTTTGTCCCAGCGCCTGGCCGAGCTGAATGCAAGCCTGGAGCAGCGCGTCACCGAAAGGACCACCCTGCTGACCCAGACCGAAGCCGCCTTGCGTCAATCGCAAAAGCTTGAAGCCATCGGCCAGTTGACCGGTGGCGTGGCCCACGACTTCAACAACCTGCTGACCATCATTCGCTCATCCGTCGACTTCCTGCGGATGCCGAGCCTGTCCGAAGAGCGTCGCCAGCGCTACATGAGCGCGGTCACCGACACCGTGGACCGGGCCGGCAAATTGACCAGCCAGTTGCTCGCATTTGCCCGGCGCCAGCCGCTGAACCCGGAAGTGTTCGATGCAGGCCTGCGGGTGAAAAACATCGGCGAGATGCTTGAGACGGTGACTGGCGCGCGGATTCATGTGCACGTCGAACTGCCCGGGCAGCCGTGCTACATCCGCGCCGACTCCAGCCAGTTTGAAACCGCCCTGATCAACATCGCCCTCAACGCCCGGGACGCGATGAACGGCCAGGGCAGCTTGACCCTGCGATTGGACGCCGATCAAGCACTGCCGAGCATCCGTGGTGACGCCGGTTCACGCCAGGCGTTCATCGCCATTTCACTCACCGACACCGGCAGCGGGATTCCCGGGGAGACGTTCGAGCGCATCTTCGAACCCTTCTTCACCACCAAGGAAGTCGGCAAGGGCACCGGCCTGGGACTGTCCCAGGTGTTCGGCTTCGCCAAGCAATCGGGCGGCAACGTCGATGTGGCCAGCCAGGTCGGCCAGGGCACGGTGTTTACCCTGTACTTGCCGCAAGTGGTACCTGAAGAGAGCTTCCAACGAGACACCCCGGACACCTGCGGGCTGATCACCGAATGCGCCCAGCGCCATATCCTGGTGGTGGAAGACAACCTGGAAGTGGGCCGCTTTGCCAATCAGATCCTCCAGGACCTCGGCTACCGGACCACCTGGGCAACCAATGCCGAACAGGCGCTGGAACTGGCCGGCGCAGACGCGTTGGGGTTCGATGCAGTGTTTTCAGATGTGGTGATGCCCGGCATCACCGGGGTGGCCCTGGCCAGGGAACTGCGACGGCGCCGGCCCGGCCTGCCGGTGGTACTGACCTCGGGCTACAGCGAGGAGCTGGCGGAAAGCGGCTATGAAGGCCTGGTGTTCCTGCCCAAGCCCTACTCGGCCGACCAGGTCTCACAGGTGCTGGCCAAGGCGCTGCTCAAGGGCTGAGGCCTATTCCGCGACGGCCACCTGGTTACGCCCGAGGGCCTTGGCGCGGTACAGCGCCTTGTCTGCGGTGTTCATCAGGCCGTGCAGGTCCTGGTCCACCGCGCGGGCCCAGGCCACGCCGAGGCTGGCGGTCAACCCCTGGACCGGCTCGCTGGTCAGCCCGGCAATGGCCTTGATCAACTGCTCGGCGATGTCCCGCCCGGTCTCCAGCGACGTATCCGGCAGCAACACCGCAAACTCCTCGCCCCCCAGCCGCCCGTACACATCGGCCTGGCGAAACGATGCGCTGATCACCCCGCCGATCTGACGCAGCACCTGGTCCCCGGCCTGGTGGCCGTAGGTGTCATTGATGTCCTTGAAGTGGTCCATGTCCATCATCAGCGCGCACAACGGCTGCTGGTTATGCCGGCACTGTTCGTAGAGCAACTGCGCATGCTCGAAAAACGCCCGGCGGTTCATCAGGCCGGTGAGTTCGTCGGTTTGTGCGGCGCGGGTGGAGATGTTGTGGGCACGCTCCATTTGCCGGGTCAGGCGAAAGGCTTTTTCCAGGGCATCCGACAGCTTGCGCGTGGCGCCACCGACAAACGAAGAGAACACCAGCACCGCCAGGGCCATGCCGACTTGCATCGACGACGGTTGAAACAGCAGCCACAGGGTGCACGGCAGCAGTACCAGGCCCATGGAGACCAGGGTCATGTAGCGATAGGCCGAATAACACGAGACTGCGCTGACCGACATGCCCACGGTGAACAACATCACCAGGGCCTGGGACAGGCGGTCGTCGGTGGGCATCAGGACGAATGCGCCGATGCCCCAGACCCCGGCCGACAACATCAACGTTACCCAATAGCGCCGCTCCCAGCGCGCGGGGGTGCGTTCACTGTTGGGGCAGCGAAACCAGTCCATGAACATCCACACCCGCAGCAACGACGTCCCGGCCAATACCACCAGCCAGACCAGCATTACCCGGTGATCAAAACGTTCCCAGCACAGCCAGCACAGCATGGCGGCCGCCATATAACTGCCGAACACTGCAGAGAATGACTGGCGAAACAGCTGGTGCAATCGATCTGTTCGTACCTGCTCCTCGATGAAGCAATCCTGGTCCTGCCCACGCCCAAGGCCATTCATTTGGTCCGCCTGATCTTACTGCCGCGACAAAGTGCCATTGTGGCATCCTGCCAGTAGCCCTAACAACTGAATCAAGCGTGCTAGAGCGCCGAAAGCAGGATAAATATAGGTGAACACCTTCTCGCTCGCTCCAAGGATCAGAGTCCACCCATGAATACCCACCCGATTACCACCGAACGCCTGATTCTCAGGCCCGCAGCGGCCGACGATGTGGCCAGTGTATTTGCCATTTATGGCGATCCCGAGACCAACCGCTACAACCCGGCCGGCCCGTTGACGGACCTGGGCCAAGCCGAGGCCGCCCTGGCTCGCTGGCTGCTGCACTGGGCAGAACATGGTTTCGGCCAATGGGCGATTACTACACAAGAGGCGCCGGGCTGCGTGATCGGCTTTGGTGGCATCACCTTGTACCCCTACAACGACGTTGAGCGGATCAACCTGGGCTACCGCTTTGCGGTCAGCGCCTGGGGCCAGGGCTTTGCAACCGAGCTTGCCAGGGCGGCGGTGCAGTTTGCCTTTGTCGCGCTGGACCAGCCGCAGGTGTACGGCGTGGTGCGTCCGGCGCATATAGCATCGATCAAGGTGCTGGAGAAAATCGGCATGCAGTACATCGATGAGCTGGACGATGTACCCGGTCAGGCGCCGAGCCTGGTGTATGTGGCCCGGCGGGCCCTCTGACCTTTGTATCGCAGTGTGTCCAAACACCGCTGCGATACAAAACCTTTAACCCAACCGCTTTCTCGAAACAGACGGGATACACAACTACGTTCAACTGTGAGCCAGGCACACCACCCGCCGCCGGAGACTCACCATGCACACACAGTTGAACACCCCACCCCGCCGCCTGATGGGCGCGTCGCTGCTGGCCTTTGCGCTGTTGCAGTTCGGTGCCCTCGGCGTCGCCAGTGCACAGGATGCGCAAGCACCTGCGGCTGCCAGCGCAACTGCCCACAGCGCGCTCGGCCCGTTGAAGCATGTGAAAGCCGGCTTGCTGGATGTGGCCTACGCCGAAGTCGGCCCGGCCGATGGCCCGGTGGTGATCCTGCTGCATGGCTGGCCCTACGACATTGACAGCTACTCCGAGGTAGCGCCGCTGCTGGCTGCCCAGGGCTACCGGGTGCTGGTGCCTTACGCCCGCGGCTATGGCGATACCCATTTCCTCTCGGCAAAGACCCTGCGCAACGGCCAGCCGGCCGCCCTCGCCGTCGACCTGATCGACTTCATGGACGCGCTGAAGATCAAGCAGGCCGTGCTCGGCGGCTATGACTGGGGTGCGCGCACCGCCGACATCGTCTCGGCGTTGTGGCCTGAGCGGGTCAAGGCGCTGGTATCGGTCAGCGGCTACCTGATCGGCAACCAGGCCGCGGGCAAGAACCCATTGCCGCCCAAGGCCGAGTTGCAATGGTGGTACCAGTTCTACTTCGCCACCGATCGCGGCGCCGCCGGCTATGCGAAAAACACCCACGACTTCGCCAAGTTGATCTGGCAGATCGCCTCGCCAAAATGGGCATTCGACGGCGCCACCTTCGACCGCAGCGCCAAAGGCCTGGACAACCCCGACCACGTCGCCGTATCGATCTTCAACTACCGCTGGCGCCTGGGGCTGGTGCAGGGAGAGAAAAAATACGCTGCGCTGGAGCAGAAACTCGCCACCGCCCCGTCCATCAACGTACCCACCATCACCATGGAAGGCGACGCCAACGGCGCGCCGCACCCGGCCGCAGAGGACTATGCCAAACGCTTTACCGGCAAGTACGAATACCGGCTGATCACCGGCGGCATCGGCCACAACCTGCCGCAGGAAGCACCGCAAGCCTTTGCCAAGGCTGTGATCGATGCGGACCACCTGTGATGAAGCGCCTGCTTCTTGCTGCACTCGTCGCTGCAACAGCTGCCGTGGTGGCCACCGCTACCGGGTTCGCCTTTGGCGGCCCGGCTACCAGCGAGCCTTCGCCGATCTACGGCGTGACCATTCCCGACGGCTACCGTCAATGGGAGCTGATCGCGCCGGCCCAGGAAGCCGACCCGCTGAATGAACTGCGGGTGGTGCTGGGCAATAAAGTGGCGCTCAAGGCGTACCGCGAAGGCACGCTGCCCTTCCCCGACGGCACTGTGCTGGCGAAACTGGCCTGGAAGCACGTGCAATCGCCCGAGTTCAAGACCGCGTCGATTCCCGGTGCGGCGACCACCGTGCAGTTCATGGTCAAGGACTCGAAGAAATACGCAGCGACCGGAGGCTGGGGCTTTGGACGGTTCATCAATGGCAAGCCGGTGGACCAGGCGCAGCATGAGACGTGCTTTGCCTGCCATCAGGCGCTGGTGAAGAACCATGATTATGTGTTCACCCGGCTGGCGCCTTAGCGCAATAGCCTTTTTCAACAACAAACGCCGCGGCAACCGGGCATCCCGTAGCAGCTACCTCGCTTGGGCTCGACAGCTGCTACGTTGTGTGGGGTTTTATCAGGCCGGAACGCCCAGAATGATATGGGACGCCTTGATCACCGCCGTGGCGCTCACGCCCGGCTTCAACCCCAGCTCGGCCACCGCGTCGCGGGTCACGATGGAAAACACCTTCGAACCACCCGCCAACTCGATCACCACTTCCGCATTCACCGCGCCGTCATTCACGCTCAGCACCTTGCCTTCCAGGCAGTTGCGGGCCGACAGGCGGATGTCGCTGGATTCGGTCATCAACATCACCCACGGCGCCTTGATCAGCGCGACCGCTTCCTTGCCTACGGCAATGCCCAGGTTGCGGATGCTTTCCAGGGTCACCACCGCCACCAACTGCTCGCCACCGGGCAGGGTCAACACCACTTCGGCGTTGACCGCGCCGTCCTGGACCTGGCTGACCTGGCCTTTGAATACGTTGCGTGCACTGACTTTCATGGGAACGGTCCTTTTCTTGACTTATAGGTTAGGAATTGCCGCGCATGATTAAACGTTGCGTTGTGTAAAAACAACTATAGCGCCCTGCTCTGCCTGGAACCCCACGCCAATAAAGAAGGCCGCCCAATGGGCGGCCTTCATCTGGAGCAGTTACCGACGACTGATTAAAACAGCGCGTAGGTGTAGTTGAAGATCAGGCGAGTCTGATCCTGGTCGGCGGTGCCGGTGTTATGGCCGTGGTAGCTGCCGGTACGGAACGTAGTACCGAAGCCTTTCAGCGGGCCTTCCTGCACGACGTAATCAAGACGGAAATCGGTTTCGCGTTCCGACTGATCGCTGCCACCGGCAACCTTGGCCTTGATGTCGCTGCCGTTCAGGTAGGCAATCGAGGCTTTCAGGCCCGGCACCAGGGTTCTGAAGTCATACAGGTACTGACCGAAATTGACCTGCTCGCCCGCACGGGAGAACTGGCCAACCACCGCGTCGGTGAACAGGTAGAAGTCGGAACCGGCCGCGCCTTGGGCGGTTGGATCGGCGATGCTGCCCTGGTTGACCCAGACGAAGCCACCGTCATCACTCACGCCGATATGGCCGAGCATCAACTGGCTGCCGCCCAACTGATAGGTGAAGGCAGCACTGTAGGTTTTGTTGTCGACTTCACCGGCGTGCTTGGCATAGCCGCCGTTGTTGTTGAACGCATAGCCGGCCGAACCGTTTTTGCCGTCGCTGGTGCTGTCGAAATAACGCAGGTCGGTCTTGAACGACTGGTCATTGCCCAACGGCAATACGTGGACCAGGCCAAAATAGTTCTGTTTGTAGAAGTCTTCCAGGTTGGCGTAGTAGTACTGCAACGTCAGGTTTTTAGCGATGACGTTGTCAGAAGAACCAAACGGCTGGTAGTCGACACCACCGAAACGGAAGCTGTCGCTGTCGCGAGTGGCACCGGCCACGCTCAAGCCCGTGGAGTTGCTCGATGCACGACCTTCAGCCTTGTTCAGCTCGCCGCCGGTGAAGGTGACGTTGGGAATGTCCTTGGAAGTCAGGATGCCGCCGTCAAAGGTCTGCGGCGCGGCACGGCTGTCGTTGGACACCAGGATCGGCAGGATCGGCGCCAAACCACCGCCCACGTGCAATTCAGTCTGGGAAATACGGAATTTAACGTTGCCGGCTGCGCGACCGAAGCTGTCAGCAGGCTCGGTGCCGTTGTTCTTCACCGGGAAGAAGCTGTTACCGTTACCCGACAGGCCATTGCCCGCTGCGTGCCCATCGCCACCGTCCAGTCGCAACGCGCCGAAAGCCATCACGTCGAAACCTACGCCGACGGTGCCCTGGGTGTAACCGGATTTATAGTCGAAACGCAGTACTTGAGCCGCTTCCCGCAGGTCGTTCGCCGTGCCGGAGTGAACGTCGGCGTTGTAGTACATGGTGCGCGAACTGATCGAAGAATGACTGTCTTCGAGGAAGCCGCTATGGCCGTCACCCGTGCCGAGTGAGCCAAGACCAAAGCCGTCTGCGCTGGCGTGTTGTG from Pseudomonas sp. NC02 encodes:
- a CDS encoding molybdopterin-binding protein; protein product: MKVSARNVFKGQVSQVQDGAVNAEVVLTLPGGEQLVAVVTLESIRNLGIAVGKEAVALIKAPWVMLMTESSDIRLSARNCLEGKVLSVNDGAVNAEVVIELAGGSKVFSIVTRDAVAELGLKPGVSATAVIKASHIILGVPA
- a CDS encoding alpha/beta fold hydrolase — translated: MHTQLNTPPRRLMGASLLAFALLQFGALGVASAQDAQAPAAASATAHSALGPLKHVKAGLLDVAYAEVGPADGPVVILLHGWPYDIDSYSEVAPLLAAQGYRVLVPYARGYGDTHFLSAKTLRNGQPAALAVDLIDFMDALKIKQAVLGGYDWGARTADIVSALWPERVKALVSVSGYLIGNQAAGKNPLPPKAELQWWYQFYFATDRGAAGYAKNTHDFAKLIWQIASPKWAFDGATFDRSAKGLDNPDHVAVSIFNYRWRLGLVQGEKKYAALEQKLATAPSINVPTITMEGDANGAPHPAAEDYAKRFTGKYEYRLITGGIGHNLPQEAPQAFAKAVIDADHL
- a CDS encoding sensor domain-containing diguanylate cyclase, which gives rise to MNGLGRGQDQDCFIEEQVRTDRLHQLFRQSFSAVFGSYMAAAMLCWLCWERFDHRVMLVWLVVLAGTSLLRVWMFMDWFRCPNSERTPARWERRYWVTLMLSAGVWGIGAFVLMPTDDRLSQALVMLFTVGMSVSAVSCYSAYRYMTLVSMGLVLLPCTLWLLFQPSSMQVGMALAVLVFSSFVGGATRKLSDALEKAFRLTRQMERAHNISTRAAQTDELTGLMNRRAFFEHAQLLYEQCRHNQQPLCALMMDMDHFKDINDTYGHQAGDQVLRQIGGVISASFRQADVYGRLGGEEFAVLLPDTSLETGRDIAEQLIKAIAGLTSEPVQGLTASLGVAWARAVDQDLHGLMNTADKALYRAKALGRNQVAVAE
- a CDS encoding CAP domain-containing protein — translated: MRVLSLMMGLTTLAASLVFTAQAQAGEESLLVDSINQYRSQVQRCGNQGSQELPPLASDTRLVLPVNSVGDLQQALARAAYPMVNVQAISLSGPRNAEAAMKAVRESFCRVVLDPQFIDIGVSNSGQDWRIVLARPLLTSGLGETQTEGKKVLDLINTARQQPRQCGAQAFAATTPLSWNEALANAAAGHARNMANGNFFDHLDHDGRTPGDRAELAGYIGQQIGENIAAGMDTPRKVVDGWLASPGHCANLMNPQFREMGAAYAMDPKSDAGIYWTGLFGVQQQ
- a CDS encoding GNAT family N-acetyltransferase gives rise to the protein MNTHPITTERLILRPAAADDVASVFAIYGDPETNRYNPAGPLTDLGQAEAALARWLLHWAEHGFGQWAITTQEAPGCVIGFGGITLYPYNDVERINLGYRFAVSAWGQGFATELARAAVQFAFVALDQPQVYGVVRPAHIASIKVLEKIGMQYIDELDDVPGQAPSLVYVARRAL
- a CDS encoding organic hydroperoxide resistance protein; translated protein: MSQNSTVLYTGRTHTTGGREGASHSDDLHLDIKLSPPGSKAPGTNPEQLFGAGWSACFIGAMGKAAQTLHIRLPADTAVSAEVDLVNSPEDGYYLQARLRVSLPGIEHSAAQALVDRAHQTCPYSKATRGNIAVTITVA
- a CDS encoding ATP-binding protein — translated: MTNWLQGGGEMAERVRHHNWANTPLGPLEHWPDVLKTTVALCLASSFPQAIVWGPALITLYNDGFIPILGDKPDALGRPFNEIWQEAWPEISPIADAAFAGEATFIENFPLTIERGGAPEQAYFTFCYSPIRDVQGKVVGMLDTVTETTATVVLSQRLAELNASLEQRVTERTTLLTQTEAALRQSQKLEAIGQLTGGVAHDFNNLLTIIRSSVDFLRMPSLSEERRQRYMSAVTDTVDRAGKLTSQLLAFARRQPLNPEVFDAGLRVKNIGEMLETVTGARIHVHVELPGQPCYIRADSSQFETALINIALNARDAMNGQGSLTLRLDADQALPSIRGDAGSRQAFIAISLTDTGSGIPGETFERIFEPFFTTKEVGKGTGLGLSQVFGFAKQSGGNVDVASQVGQGTVFTLYLPQVVPEESFQRDTPDTCGLITECAQRHILVVEDNLEVGRFANQILQDLGYRTTWATNAEQALELAGADALGFDAVFSDVVMPGITGVALARELRRRRPGLPVVLTSGYSEELAESGYEGLVFLPKPYSADQVSQVLAKALLKG
- a CDS encoding cytochrome P460 family protein, which encodes MKRLLLAALVAATAAVVATATGFAFGGPATSEPSPIYGVTIPDGYRQWELIAPAQEADPLNELRVVLGNKVALKAYREGTLPFPDGTVLAKLAWKHVQSPEFKTASIPGAATTVQFMVKDSKKYAATGGWGFGRFINGKPVDQAQHETCFACHQALVKNHDYVFTRLAP
- a CDS encoding OprD family outer membrane porin, producing MKLSTLALAITAAVLAQHASADGFGLGSLGTGDGHSGFLEDSHSSISSRTMYYNADVHSGTANDLREAAQVLRFDYKSGYTQGTVGVGFDVMAFGALRLDGGDGHAAGNGLSGNGNSFFPVKNNGTEPADSFGRAAGNVKFRISQTELHVGGGLAPILPILVSNDSRAAPQTFDGGILTSKDIPNVTFTGGELNKAEGRASSNSTGLSVAGATRDSDSFRFGGVDYQPFGSSDNVIAKNLTLQYYYANLEDFYKQNYFGLVHVLPLGNDQSFKTDLRYFDSTSDGKNGSAGYAFNNNGGYAKHAGEVDNKTYSAAFTYQLGGSQLMLGHIGVSDDGGFVWVNQGSIADPTAQGAAGSDFYLFTDAVVGQFSRAGEQVNFGQYLYDFRTLVPGLKASIAYLNGSDIKAKVAGGSDQSERETDFRLDYVVQEGPLKGFGTTFRTGSYHGHNTGTADQDQTRLIFNYTYALF